From Scomber japonicus isolate fScoJap1 chromosome 22, fScoJap1.pri, whole genome shotgun sequence, one genomic window encodes:
- the LOC128383349 gene encoding uncharacterized protein LOC128383349, translating to MKSFTLITAFLLCSLSWISVSVSESQTVEVQPDEEVTLQCSNISKSQTQTEWFRVVNGTKASCIASMYGSDNKVIHCDGFQNAEFEISSNISTVFLKITKVDLSDSGLYFCGFYIGVNTVIADVTKLHVQGNGESEGEAHLKTKKESGGINLMSMILGAVIVLLTMIIIILAVQIRKLQTATNAEPQPERNKNMGSDDLNYAALNFQPKAKRTRRPATEREKELSVVYAATR from the exons ATGAAGAGCTTCACCTTAATAACAGCATTCCTTCTCTGCAGCCTCA gctggatCTCTGTCTCAGTTTCTGAGTCTCAGACTGTGGAGGTCCAGCCTGATGAAGAAGTCACACTGCAGTGCTCCAACATCTCCAAAAGTCAAACTCAGACAGAGTGGTTCAGAGTGGTCAACGGAACCAAAGCCAGCTGTATCGCCTCTATGTACGGGTCTGACAACAAAGTTATACACTGTGATGGATTTCAGAATGCAGAATTTGAAATTAGTTCAAATATCTCTACAGTCTTTCTTAAAATCACAAAAGTGGATTTATCTGACTCTGGATTGTATTTCTGTGGATTTTACATCGGCGTAAACACAGTCATTGCTGATGTGACAAAGTTACACGTTCAAG GTAATGGTGAATCTGAGGGTGAAGCACATTTAAAGActaaaa AAGAGTCTGGTGGAATAAACCTGATGAGTATGATCCTGGGTGCTGTCATTGTCTTGCTCACTATGATCATCATTATTCTGGCTGTTCAAATCAGGAAACTTCAGACAG CTACCAATGCCGAACCACAGCCAGAAAGAAACAAG AATATGGGCTCAGATGACCTGAACTATGCAGCACTGAATTTCCAGCCAAAAGCAAAAAGAACCCGTCGGCCTGCAACCGAAAGAGAAAAGGAACTAAGTGTTGTGTATGCTGCCACCAGATAG
- the LOC128383406 gene encoding uncharacterized protein LOC128383406: protein MKSFTLITAFLLCSLSWISVSVSESQTVEVQPGDEVTLLCSIISTTPTQTDWFRVVNGTKVSCIASMYGSEGKASLCDGFQNTKFEMSSNISTIFLKITKVDLSDSGLYFCGFYIKTHTVIADVTELQVQGNGESEDETHLTTKSKKSDGRINLMSVILGAVTFLLTIIIIVLAVKIRKLQTAANEKTQPERHKNQHTDDLNYAALNFQPKAKRTRRPATEKEKELSVVYAATR, encoded by the exons ATGAAGAGCTTCACCTTAATAACAGCATTCCTTCTCTGCAGCCTCA gctggatCTCTGTCTCAGTTTCTGAGTCTCAGACTGTGGAGGTCCAGCCTGGTGATGAAGTCACACTGCTGTGCTCCATCATCTCGACAACCCCAACTCAGACAGACTGGTTCAGAGTGGTCAACGGAACCAAAGTCAGCTGTATCGCCTCTATGTACGGGTCTGAGGGCAAAGCTTCACTCTGTGATGGATTTCAGAATACAAAATTTGAAATGAGTTCAAACATCTCTACTATCTTTCTTAAAATCACAAAAGTGGAtttatctgactctggactgtatTTCTGTGGATTCTACAtcaagacacacacagtcattgcTGATGTGACAGAGTTACAAGTCCAAG GTAATGGTGAATCTGAAGATGAAACACATTTAACGACTAAAAGTAAGA AGTCTGATGGAAGAATAAACCTGATGAGTGTGATCCTGGGTGCTGTGACTTTCTTGCTCACTATTATCATCATTGTTCTGGCTGTTAAAATCAGGAAACTTCAGACAG CTGCCAATGAAAAAACACAGCCAGAAAGACACAAG AATCAGCACACAGATGACCTGAACTACGCAGCACTGAATTTTCAGCCAAAAGCAAAAAGAACCCGCCGGCCTGCAACCGAAAAAGAAAAGGAGCTGAGTGTTGTCTATGCTGCCACCAGATAA